One genomic segment of Vicia villosa cultivar HV-30 ecotype Madison, WI unplaced genomic scaffold, Vvil1.0 ctg.001049F_1_1, whole genome shotgun sequence includes these proteins:
- the LOC131632913 gene encoding cytochrome P450 94C1-like — protein sequence MDQLESLSTNNSLVSPLITTLIISSILIIFFTTIFPSLTSCFHKLYSTSLFCSCEICQAYLTSSWSKDFNNLCDWYTHLLQKSPTKTIHIHVLRNTITANCENLEYILKTNFENYPKGKPFSTILGDFLGRGIFNVDGELWKFQKKMASLELNKTSIRSFAFEVVNNEIHHRLIPLLQNQNLVFDLQDVFKRFSFDSICRFSFGLDPMCLEKSLPMSDFALSFDLASKLSAERAMVVSPLIWKMKRLFNIGSEKKLKTSINIINMLAKVVINQKRKMGFSHHQDLLSRFMTTTIHDDMFLRDIVISFLLAGRDTVASSLTSFFWLLARNPEVEKEILLEAERVIGRHDENENILGVTNFEQLSKLHYLQAAAYESMRLYPPIQFDSKFCLVDDVLPDGTRVKSGTRVTYHPYAMGRLEELWGEDCLEFKPQRWLRDGVFQPTNQFKYPIFQAGLRVCIGKEMALMELKSVAISLLRKFRIELEETSRKTTATTLGCDSPRFSPGLTATFAFGLPVIVRERGTNYEA from the coding sequence ATGGATCAACTAGAATCTTTATCCACCAATAACTCTCTAGTTTCTCCACTCATCACCACCTTGATCATTTCCTCCatactaataatttttttcacaACTATTTTTCCCTCTCTCACATCATGTTTCCACAAACTTTATAGTACTAGTCTCTTTTGTagttgtgaaatttgccaagcTTATCTAACTTCAAGTTGGTCAAAAGATttcaacaatctttgtgattGGTATACTCACCTCCTACAAAAATCACCCACCAAAACCATCCACATACATGTCCTAAGAAACACAATAACCGCAAATTGTGAAAACCTTGAATACATCCTCAAAACAAATTTCGAAAACTACCCAAAAGGAAAACCTTTCTCAACCATCCTCGGTGATTTTCTTGGCCGTGGCATCTTCAACGTGGATGGTGAACTATGGAAGTTTCAAAAGAAGATGGCAAGCTTAGAACTCAACAAAACCTCCATAAGATCCTTCGCTTTCGAAGTTGTCAACAACGAAATCCATCATCGTCTCATCCCTCTACTCCAAAACCAAAACCTCGTTTTCGATTTGCAAGACGTGTTCAAAAGATTCTCTTTTGATAGTATCTGCAGATTCTCCTTCGGTTTAGACCCTATGTGTTTGGAAAAATCACTCCCCATGTCGGATTTCGCTCTCTCTTTCGATCTCGCATCGAAACTATCAGCAGAGAGAGCCATGGTGGTTTCTCCACTAATCTGGAAGATGAAAAGACTCTTCAACATAGGTAGTGAAAAAAAGTTGAAGACAAGCATCAACATCATTAACATGTTAGCAAAGGTTGtcataaaccaaaaaagaaaaatgggTTTTTCTCATCATCAAGACTTGTTATCCAGATTCATGACTACCACAATTCACGACGACATGTTCCTCAGAGACATAGTCATAAGTTTCTTACTAGCCGGTCGCGACACGGTAGCCTCATCGCTCACAAGCTTCTTTTGGTTACTAGCAAGAAATCCTGAAGTagagaaagagattttactagaaGCTGAACGAGTAATAGGGAGACACgatgaaaatgaaaatattttaggTGTAACGAATTTCGAACAGCTTAGCAAGTTACATTATCTGCAAGCTGCAGCGTACGAGAGTATGAGACTGTATCCACCAATTCAATTCGACTCAAAGTTTTGTTTGGTGGATGATGTTTTACCGGACGGTACGAGGGTGAAAAGTGGGACTAGGGTTACTTATCATCCGTATGCGATGGGTAGGTTGGAGGAATTATGGGGGGAAGATTGTTTGGAGTTTAAGCCTCAGAGGTGGTTGAGAGATGGTGTGTTTCAACCTACAAATCAGTTCAAGTATCCTATTTTTCAAGCTGGGTTGAGGGTTTGTATTGGGAAAGAAATGGCTTTGATGGAACTTAAAAGTGTGGCAATTTCTTTGCTTAGGAAGTTTCGTATTGAATTGGAGGAAACATCAAGAAAAACAACAGCAACAACGTTGGGTTGTGATAGTCCTAGATTCTCTCCTGGTCTTACTGCCACTTTTGCTTTTGGTCTACCTGTGATTGTTCGTGAAAGAGGAACCAATTATGAAGCATAG